One window from the genome of Rhinolophus ferrumequinum isolate MPI-CBG mRhiFer1 chromosome 10, mRhiFer1_v1.p, whole genome shotgun sequence encodes:
- the RERGL gene encoding ras-related and estrogen-regulated growth inhibitor-like protein: protein MNDIKLAVLGGEGTGKSALTVRFLTKRFIGEYASNFESIYNKHLCLEGKQLNLEIYDPCSQPQKAKFSLTSELHWADGFVIVYDISDRSSFAFAKALIYRIRESQTSHCKRALESAVFLVGNKQDLCHVREVGWEEGQKLALDNRCQFCELSAAEHSLEVEMMFIRIIKDILTNFKLKEKRRSSGSKSMAKLINNVFGKRRKSV, encoded by the exons ATGAATGATATAAAGCTTGCTGTCTTGGGTGGTGAAGGAACAGGCAAATCTG CCCTTACAGTTAGGTTTCTTACCAAACGATTCATTGGAGAATATGCTTCTAATTTTG AATCTATCTATAATAAGCATTTGTGTTTGGAAGGGAAGCAACTGAATCTAGAGATATACGACCCTTGTTCTCaa ccacagaaagcaaaattttCCCTCACAAGTGAGCTGCACTGGGCAGATGGGTTTGTTATTGTGTATGACATCAGTGACAGGTCTTCGTTTGCTTTTGCAAAAGCACTGATCTACAGAATCCGGGAGTCACAAACTAGTCATTGTAAAAG AGCTCTGGAATCAGCAGTGTTTTTGGTTGGTAACAAGCAAGATCTCTGTCACGTGCGAGAGGTTGGCTGGGAAGAAGGGCAAAAATTGGCATTGGATAACCGATGCCAATTCTGTGAACTGTCTGCAGCAGAGCACTCTCTAGAGGTAGAAATGATGTTTATCAGAATTATCAAGGACATCCTAACAAACTTCAAactcaaagaaaagagaagatcCAGTGGATCAAAATCAATGGCCAAATTAATCAATAATGTatttggaaagagaaggaaatcggTTTAA